In Methylomagnum ishizawai, one DNA window encodes the following:
- a CDS encoding caspase family protein codes for MNKTTLAFAVATVLLAGCATQTPAPEASAARAVEGYIEDVNKLNVVDCLLPGQLRKLGSQMTYLSGRRPIRTTEADCEVRGGEYVAYDRADYASALQVWRSKAEEGDATAQLYVGQIYEKGLGQAPDYRAAADWYRKAAAQGNAQAQVNLGALYEKGLGVPKDAAAAAQWYGKASGLDGAGLQFAAAPTAPATLQQQSQPQVAGVSREELDQLRLSAERSQREAQQLRAKLAAVEQQKGAGAVQKQREIEALRQSAERSQQEAEQLRAQLDAAQRQSADQAGQLGAEQRRELETYKFAAEQSRREAERLRAQLDATRQDLLDQQEQLRKSQDELEQLREHLAQQKTSAPAGDDAKVRELEAELKRKETQLKAQQASVNKMAASFDKERGKMRKELAAAQATAKAATTVQAAAPAHPAREQLASTENALNAKLEQYRKSSAELTALLTRPAQGDAGRAEIDRRKTELQAQAQAITGLKDAAQRLALQAQEPPIQLAEAGPGIEIIEPPATLTRGMKVVQVGAGAKDIVGKVQAPDQLKSLRVNDQPVTPDAAGLFRFPATLNGAETTVKITATDQRNQTSHLDLSLVAAGTPATTPALVQANPGGIDRPGDVKFGKFYALIIGNQSYTAYPALQTPANDAQSLDVVLRERYGFNTKLLLNANRHQIMTALNEIHKKLTPEDNLLIYYAGHGEIDKTTQQAYWLPTDAEVGNPANWISSQSITDFIGILPARHVMVVADSCYSGAMTGSAVARLPDGMDPDKRAKWLKVMAGRKARTVLTSGGVQPVLDQGGGGHSVFANAFLGVLRSNQRVLEDYDVFRSVAGQVQGAASKAGFRQSPQYAPLQHAGHEGSPFFFVPESA; via the coding sequence ATGAATAAAACCACTTTGGCTTTCGCCGTCGCCACCGTCTTGCTGGCCGGCTGCGCCACCCAAACCCCCGCCCCGGAGGCATCCGCCGCCAGGGCCGTGGAGGGTTATATCGAGGATGTGAACAAGCTCAACGTGGTCGATTGCCTCCTGCCCGGCCAGTTGCGCAAGCTGGGTTCGCAGATGACCTATCTCAGCGGTCGCCGCCCGATCCGCACCACCGAGGCCGATTGCGAGGTCCGGGGCGGCGAATACGTGGCTTACGACCGCGCCGATTACGCCAGCGCCCTCCAGGTCTGGCGATCCAAGGCCGAGGAGGGCGACGCCACGGCCCAACTCTACGTGGGCCAGATTTACGAGAAGGGTTTGGGCCAGGCCCCCGATTACCGGGCCGCCGCCGATTGGTACCGCAAAGCCGCCGCCCAGGGCAACGCCCAGGCCCAGGTCAACCTGGGCGCGTTGTACGAAAAGGGCTTGGGCGTGCCCAAGGACGCCGCCGCCGCCGCCCAATGGTATGGCAAGGCGTCGGGGCTGGACGGGGCCGGGCTCCAATTCGCCGCCGCGCCCACCGCGCCCGCGACCTTGCAGCAGCAAAGCCAGCCCCAAGTGGCCGGAGTGTCCCGCGAGGAACTCGACCAACTCCGTCTGAGCGCCGAGCGCAGCCAACGCGAAGCCCAGCAACTCCGGGCCAAGCTCGCCGCGGTCGAGCAGCAAAAGGGCGCGGGCGCGGTCCAGAAACAGCGGGAAATCGAAGCCCTGCGCCAATCCGCCGAGCGCAGCCAGCAGGAAGCCGAGCAATTGCGGGCGCAACTCGACGCCGCCCAGCGCCAAAGCGCCGACCAAGCCGGGCAACTCGGGGCCGAGCAACGGCGCGAACTGGAAACCTACAAGTTCGCCGCCGAGCAAAGCCGCCGCGAGGCCGAGCGGCTCCGTGCCCAACTCGACGCCACCCGCCAGGATTTGCTGGACCAACAGGAGCAACTGCGCAAATCCCAGGATGAACTGGAACAACTCCGCGAGCATCTGGCCCAGCAAAAAACCTCCGCGCCCGCCGGGGACGATGCCAAGGTCCGCGAACTCGAAGCCGAGTTGAAGCGCAAGGAAACCCAGCTCAAGGCCCAACAGGCCAGCGTCAACAAGATGGCGGCATCCTTCGACAAGGAACGCGGCAAGATGCGCAAGGAATTGGCGGCGGCGCAGGCCACCGCCAAGGCCGCGACCACTGTCCAAGCCGCCGCTCCGGCCCATCCGGCCCGCGAACAACTCGCCTCCACCGAGAACGCCCTGAATGCCAAGCTGGAGCAATACCGCAAAAGCTCCGCCGAACTGACCGCGCTCCTGACCCGCCCCGCCCAGGGCGACGCGGGCCGGGCCGAGATCGACCGCCGCAAAACCGAACTCCAGGCCCAGGCCCAGGCCATCACCGGCTTGAAGGACGCGGCGCAACGGCTGGCGCTACAGGCCCAGGAACCGCCCATTCAACTGGCCGAGGCCGGTCCCGGTATCGAGATCATCGAGCCGCCCGCGACCCTGACCCGCGGCATGAAGGTGGTCCAGGTCGGGGCCGGTGCCAAGGATATCGTCGGCAAGGTGCAAGCCCCGGATCAACTCAAGTCCCTGCGGGTCAACGACCAGCCGGTCACGCCCGACGCCGCCGGCCTGTTCCGTTTCCCCGCCACGCTGAACGGGGCCGAGACCACGGTCAAGATCACCGCCACCGACCAGCGGAACCAGACTTCCCACCTCGACCTGAGCTTGGTCGCCGCCGGGACGCCCGCCACCACCCCGGCGCTGGTCCAGGCCAATCCGGGCGGCATCGACCGACCGGGCGATGTGAAATTCGGCAAGTTCTACGCCCTCATCATCGGCAACCAGAGTTACACCGCCTATCCGGCCCTGCAAACCCCGGCCAACGATGCCCAGAGCCTGGACGTGGTGCTCAGGGAGCGCTATGGCTTCAACACCAAGCTGCTGTTGAACGCCAACCGCCACCAGATCATGACCGCGCTCAACGAAATCCACAAAAAGCTGACCCCCGAAGACAACCTGCTGATCTATTACGCCGGCCACGGCGAGATCGACAAGACCACCCAGCAAGCCTATTGGCTGCCCACCGATGCCGAGGTGGGCAATCCCGCCAACTGGATTTCCAGCCAGAGTATCACCGATTTCATCGGCATCCTGCCGGCCCGCCATGTGATGGTGGTGGCGGATTCCTGCTATTCCGGGGCGATGACCGGCTCGGCGGTGGCCAGGCTCCCCGATGGCATGGACCCCGACAAGCGGGCCAAATGGCTGAAGGTGATGGCGGGCCGCAAGGCGCGTACCGTGCTGACCTCGGGCGGGGTGCAGCCGGTCTTGGACCAGGGCGGCGGCGGGCATTCGGTATTCGCCAACGCCTTCCTGGGGGTGCTGCGCAGCAACCAGCGGGTGCTGGAGGATTACGATGTGTTCCGCTCGGTGGCGGGGCAGGTCCAGGGCGCGGCGTCCAAGGCCGGGTTCCGCCAATCGCCGCAATACGCCCCGCTCCAGCATGCCGGACACGAGGGCAGCCCGTTCTTCTTCGTGCCCGAAAGCGCCTGA
- a CDS encoding alpha/beta fold hydrolase, with the protein MTQVRPVWVARKSRWRWVRAWTLSALCAVLAGCASPAARVYALAAAAGFQALSLEGGGFRLAAFYKPATSPNPVLHVYLEGDGTPWESRWRIAQDPTPRHPLMLRLMALDPAPALYLGRPCYYGHAQDAGCAPALWTDRRYGPEVVEALAAAVRGFVRERGFRRLRLFGHSGGGALAVLLAPRLPGTLALVTLAANLDSAAWTAYHGYSPLAGSLNPADIAPVVAEYHYLGADDPVIPPQVFAPIAQKRSPGNRVIVPKMGHGCCWEAEWELILKRLDPGPAPGPHLPGSGPAPP; encoded by the coding sequence ATGACACAGGTCCGCCCCGTTTGGGTTGCGCGGAAATCGCGTTGGAGATGGGTCCGGGCCTGGACGCTGTCGGCGCTGTGCGCCGTGCTGGCGGGTTGCGCCTCCCCGGCCGCGCGGGTTTACGCCCTGGCGGCGGCGGCGGGTTTCCAAGCCTTGTCCCTGGAAGGCGGCGGGTTCCGGCTGGCGGCGTTCTACAAGCCCGCCACCAGCCCGAATCCGGTCCTGCATGTCTATCTGGAAGGCGATGGCACGCCTTGGGAATCGCGCTGGCGCATCGCCCAAGACCCCACGCCGCGCCATCCCTTGATGCTGCGCCTGATGGCCTTGGACCCGGCCCCGGCCTTGTACCTGGGACGGCCTTGCTATTACGGCCATGCCCAGGACGCGGGCTGTGCCCCGGCGCTGTGGACCGACCGCCGCTATGGGCCGGAGGTGGTGGAGGCGCTCGCGGCGGCTGTGCGCGGCTTCGTCCGGGAACGGGGGTTCCGGCGGCTCCGCTTGTTCGGCCACAGCGGCGGCGGAGCCTTGGCGGTCTTGTTGGCCCCGCGCTTGCCCGGCACCCTGGCCTTGGTCACGTTGGCCGCCAACCTGGATAGCGCCGCCTGGACCGCCTATCACGGCTACAGCCCCTTGGCCGGTTCCCTCAATCCCGCCGATATAGCCCCCGTGGTGGCGGAATACCATTATCTCGGCGCGGACGACCCGGTGATCCCGCCCCAGGTATTCGCGCCCATCGCCCAAAAGCGTTCACCGGGAAACCGGGTGATCGTGCCGAAAATGGGCCACGGTTGTTGTTGGGAGGCGGAATGGGAGCTTATCCTAAAGCGGCTGGACCCTGGCCCGGCTCCGGGACCGCATCTTCCTGGGTCCGGTCCCGCCCCACCCTGA
- a CDS encoding type VI secretion system-associated FHA domain protein, whose translation MPMLLLLNVLTWRGGPPQSGLSHLFDTAGGSVGRSSSNQLRLPDPEGFISRKHGSIAYQDGDYRYTDTSSGGTYFATRNLLLEQDTLVLRPGDILCIGDYEIAVSLLPDAAASPTPDLFQAFLEGAGLDLRHRFKPEDLPGLMRALGTLFRPLAEAALAPSPLHPGPAADTAQSTRLDAALEHLLLPGPDAATDALDALLDHLEDAAHQKLALHTALQAELAVALRRFDPDGLARIGGNPDPARCWQAFRTAYPGLVQDIAQNFLGAEFIKTYQRQLRLLRTVKGR comes from the coding sequence ATGCCGATGCTGCTGCTCCTGAACGTCCTCACCTGGCGGGGCGGGCCACCCCAGAGCGGCCTTTCCCATTTATTCGACACGGCGGGCGGCTCCGTCGGACGCTCGTCCAGCAACCAACTGCGGCTCCCGGACCCCGAGGGCTTCATTTCCCGCAAGCACGGCAGCATCGCCTACCAGGACGGAGACTACCGCTATACCGACACCAGCAGCGGCGGCACCTATTTCGCGACCCGCAACCTCCTGTTGGAACAAGATACCCTGGTCCTGCGCCCAGGCGATATCCTTTGCATCGGCGATTATGAAATCGCCGTCTCGCTGCTGCCCGATGCGGCAGCCAGCCCCACCCCGGACCTGTTCCAAGCGTTCCTGGAAGGCGCGGGGCTGGACCTCCGCCACCGCTTCAAACCGGAAGACCTGCCCGGACTCATGCGTGCCTTGGGCACCCTGTTCCGTCCCCTGGCCGAAGCCGCCCTGGCCCCCTCCCCCCTCCATCCCGGCCCGGCGGCGGACACCGCCCAATCCACCCGCTTGGACGCCGCGCTCGAACACCTGTTGCTGCCCGGTCCCGACGCGGCCACCGACGCGCTCGACGCCCTGCTCGACCACCTGGAGGACGCCGCCCACCAAAAGCTGGCCCTGCACACGGCCCTACAAGCGGAACTGGCCGTGGCCCTCCGGCGCTTCGATCCCGACGGACTCGCCCGGATCGGCGGCAACCCGGACCCGGCACGGTGCTGGCAAGCCTTTCGCACCGCCTATCCGGGCCTGGTCCAGGATATCGCGCAAAACTTCCTGGGCGCGGAATTCATCAAGACCTACCAGCGGCAATTACGCCTACTACGCACGGTCAAAGGACGCTAA
- a CDS encoding PP2C family protein-serine/threonine phosphatase — MKIKHLFGFTNQAKAGKSPAADAAIPPRPVCWHSHGLTDVGHRRKINEDAFLDRPDIGLWMVADGMGGHQAGDVASNALVQSLAAIEAAAELDAQTLRVKQGIEAVNRHLHRLAGESSSGQIIGSTVVALVAKGLRCEALWAGDSRLYRYRDGRLEQLSTDHSLMDELVRAGLMTPEEASAEGGANIITRAVGAESRLELDSLRFEAAPGDLYLLCSDGLAKELSDGEIARHLVPADLAASAQALIAAALTHGGRDNVTVVLIRPEASPA; from the coding sequence ATGAAAATCAAACACCTGTTCGGTTTCACCAATCAAGCCAAGGCGGGCAAATCCCCGGCGGCGGACGCGGCCATCCCGCCCCGGCCGGTATGCTGGCATTCCCATGGGCTCACCGATGTGGGGCACCGCCGCAAGATCAACGAAGACGCCTTCCTGGACCGCCCGGACATCGGCCTGTGGATGGTGGCGGACGGCATGGGCGGACACCAAGCCGGGGATGTCGCCAGCAACGCCCTGGTCCAATCCTTGGCCGCCATCGAAGCCGCCGCCGAATTGGACGCCCAAACCTTGCGGGTCAAACAAGGCATCGAAGCGGTCAACCGCCACCTGCACCGGCTGGCGGGCGAATCCAGTTCCGGGCAGATCATCGGCAGCACGGTGGTGGCCCTGGTGGCGAAGGGACTGCGCTGCGAAGCCCTCTGGGCCGGCGACAGCCGCCTCTACCGCTACCGCGACGGGCGGCTCGAACAACTCAGCACCGACCATTCGCTGATGGACGAACTGGTACGGGCCGGACTCATGACCCCCGAGGAAGCCTCCGCCGAAGGCGGGGCCAACATCATCACCCGCGCCGTCGGCGCCGAATCCCGGCTGGAATTGGACAGCCTCCGCTTCGAGGCCGCGCCGGGCGATCTCTACCTCCTGTGCAGCGACGGCCTGGCGAAGGAACTCAGCGACGGCGAGATCGCCCGCCACCTCGTCCCCGCCGACCTCGCCGCCAGCGCCCAAGCCCTGATCGCCGCCGCCCTGACCCATGGCGGGCGCGACAATGTCACGGTGGTGCTGATCCGCCCCGAGGCCAGCCCCGCTTGA